ATAACTTGGGCCAAGAAATGTCTGCAATTGATCCTGAATTCCAAAAGAAAGCAAAGGGTCTTTTGTCCCACTGGATTCAAAATACAAAAACTTACTTGGACATAGCAAAAAAGAAAAAGATATTAAAAGCAAAAACAGACACAATGAAACTTGCAGAGTTTATTGTCACTTTTCAGGAAGCAACCTTTGCTATGGGAAAAGTAATGAATGATCGAAGTGTTTATGATTCTTTGTATCTTTCTTTTCGAGATCATTTACTAAGCCAATGTCATTGACATTCGAAAAAAAAAAGCTTATACTCGCATCCATGGGTCAAAAACGCACCATTGCCACTTCCGCTTCCGAAGAACGATTAGAAAAACTATTAGAAGAACGTTTGAGCCCAGGTTCCAACCAAGAAATTATCGATAAACGAATTTGGGATCTCTTTGGAGAAACCTGGTGTGTGATGTTTACTGACCTTTCCGGTTTTTCTCGTGGGGTTGCCAAATTTGGAATCATTCATTTTTTACAAACCATTTATGAATCACAAAGAATTCTCATTCCTGTTCTCGATGAGTTTGATGGAATTCTGATGAAAGACGAAGGAGATAGTTTAATGGTTCTTTTTCGTAATACCAATAAGGCAATCCAATGTGCCATCCAAATGCAAAAGGCATGCAAACGTTATAATGAGGGCAGGGTGGCTGAAGAACAAATTTTACTTTGTGTAGGTCTTGGGTTTGGCAAAATTCTAAAAATTGGTGATACAGATGTTTTTGGAGCGGAAGTGAACGCAGCATCCAAGTTAGGTGAAGATACTGCCAAAGCTTGGGAGATTTTAGTCACAAATGCGGTGAAAGAAAATGCGGACGAAACCTCTGACTTTGATTTTGAACCTATTACTGAAATCCCACCAGGTTCTGATGGTGCCTTTCGATTGGTTTACACTTTAGAGGAACCAAAATGGGTAGTATTATAAATTAAAAGAGAAAACAAACAAAGGATTTTTTTAAATAAAATAAATAGTAATCCAAAGAATTTATTTTTTTAAAAAAAACTTTATTCCATAAATTCATAAATCGAACGAATTTCACCCTCAGATTCAATATAAGAATAGAGGTCTTGGAATTCTTTAGTTTGGCAGAGGGTTCCTGAGTCACCAATGAGAATTAAGTGAGATTTTGCACGGGTTAAAGCCACATTCAAACGTTTTGGATTTAATAAAAACCCAATCTCTCCGTCACTATTGGATCTTACCAAACTTAAGATCACAATCTCCGACTCTCTTCCTTGGAAGGAATCAATGGTTTGA
This genomic window from Leptospira bandrabouensis contains:
- a CDS encoding adenylate/guanylate cyclase domain-containing protein, with translation MGQKRTIATSASEERLEKLLEERLSPGSNQEIIDKRIWDLFGETWCVMFTDLSGFSRGVAKFGIIHFLQTIYESQRILIPVLDEFDGILMKDEGDSLMVLFRNTNKAIQCAIQMQKACKRYNEGRVAEEQILLCVGLGFGKILKIGDTDVFGAEVNAASKLGEDTAKAWEILVTNAVKENADETSDFDFEPITEIPPGSDGAFRLVYTLEEPKWVVL